The genomic DNA GCAAATGCCGGAAGCAAACTTTTCATTCTTTGGAGGGGATGAGGGTTTTCGCAGTCAGAGGTGCGGAGAAATGGTTTGCTCAGGTGTGATGTGTAAGATTGAACAGGGCTTGGCTGATTTCGAATAAATATATCCATTTAATTCTGCAGATATGCCTTACTTCACTTGGAGATTGAGGCTGAGCTTGAGTATGTCCACATAGCCCGCGCATTACAGTTTCTAGCGGCTGCACAATGAATGCACATCCCATTTCTTCAGCCAGCCACCAATAAGTACAGAATTTGCCTATTTCAACCAAGATCATCTAAGAGTCAGGGTTGATGCGCGGGTGATGAGGTATGTTCGAAGAACTGTCTAGACCAGTTGTAACCTGTACAAGCACAAGGCAAACAAACTCCAACGAAGATATGGGATATGCAGACGCTTGCAGCCAGGGTTCCTTCCCTTGTGACGACTTACAGTGCTATGTTGAGTATTCGACCAGTATTCGACCAGTCGAATACTCCCCTCGTTACCTTCAACAAACATGTCTGACAACCGCTCCCGGGCATCCATCATAGCTGGGGAAAGCAACTCATGTTGTCATTGATGGCTTTaactttttctttcattgttGTATGAGAGGATCAGAAATTCAACAATATGGTACGGATCGGTATACGATTTTCTGATCCTTTTTGATGGACATACCGCAGTCTGGAAGTGATTCAGATGGAGTAGGATACAACATATAAACTAAAAAGTACTGATTAGACGACTTAAGCATAGAGAAAAACAGTTCTATTAGGAAATATTTGGAAAGCAAATATAAGTGATGAAGCATTGATTTTGGGTGGTTGACTTGATATCATCTTTGGtttctatatatatttccgATCTTACTTCTCAAAGTCATAACTATCTACTTTACTCGAAACGCATAAATAGCTATTCCATAAGAAACTGGCATCAACCAGAACTATTCTCTATTATAGAGACAACAGTGAGCGACTACGACTCCCACTGGAAAACCTTGATCGGCGACATTCGGGTCTTGGAGAGCATCCCCCTGGAGTCGTACTGTAATCGGCTGTACAACAAAGCAAGCAACAGCCAGCACGCGAAACAGCTAAAAAATTACCTCCAGGGACATGATAGGTACCCCCTAGATAACATCATTCATGCTGATGACAAGACTTTGGATGAGTGGAATACTTTTATTCTGATAAGGAGACTCACAGACATATCACTAGCAAAGGCAGTCACTGATATCAATGAGAAATATAACACCCTGGGGTTAAAGCAGTGCGTTAACCTGGTGAGTGTCAAGTGGACCGGCACGGCATTGGAAGCACACATTAACCATTGTTTGTTGGTTGGCCCTAGGCGAATATAGAACGCACCGACCTTCAACGTGCAACCAACTTGTTCTCTTTCTATCTTGCAGAACATATTAAATTTAGCGCGGAGAAAGCCATTCATCGGACGCATCGTGATCTTGTAGATCTGGAGGGCTTTGCGAAATATGTTTATAAGAAGGTCACGGATAAATGGTCCATCAAGGAGCAGATCACACATGATGTCGCAAAAGGGAATCATTTCTTTAGTCTTGGTAGTCTCAATTGTTGAGGTATAAAAAGTGCTCAGATTAGAGCCAAACGTTTGATTGATCTATGTTTGCAACTTGTCAAGCATGGGAGCGGTTACCGTTAGTTCGGTGCCCTTTTGCTCACTATAGTATATGGCAATGTCGAATCTATCGCTGTCGATCGGATCCGGGGACGTTGGTTGGGGCGAGTCGGCAGGCCAGGAGTTTTTGTCATATTTCATCTCCACAAAGGAAGTCGTGACAATGTCTAGACCTTCATCGGATCCTGATGGAAGAGACGACTCTCTGTATGTGTTGAATGCTTTTTGCCGCTACTGCTGGAACTGCCTCAAATGGAATAAGGGAAGCTTTGGAAATATTCATCGCATCTAGCGAGGACGAGAGCTGAATCGCGCCGCAGCCCCCAGTGCCGTCCGGAAAGATGCACAATGATCCGTGTTCAAACCCCCAGGCTCCCCACAGAGGGAGTTGCGGCGACTACCGGAATGTTCTACGGCCTTGGTCAAAGACAGCGTTGTGTTGAACATGTCCATCCAGAACTAAAATGCCGTCCACAATGCGGACGGATGGCGTCTGGTAGTTATAGTATGGACTGCGGGCCGTCAATCCGGATGCTGTCAGGAGCGTCAATCCACTCGCAAAAATCGGCAAGTTGCACGTTGGACATGTACTCATTCCACTCAGGGAGGAGCCAATAGATGGCCACCATACGTTGAGATTCAAGAGTAAAATCCATCGAAATTAGGGCTCAGGTTATATACAATGTGTCTGGCCCCAATGTCGTATCGTACCTTGCAAATGGGTATGTGATAGATGCAAATAATCTCGAGGTCAGTGGATCCACCCTTCGCTCACCCTCCCCCAGTGGAGGGAGCAAAGAGTACAACGGAATTGCGCGATATAATTTCGAACAGCTTCGCTGCAATTTGCCCTCACCCTGATGTATCCTCAAATGAGAGCGGAAGCGGCTACCCGCCTTGATTACCAAGGAACTCGATCCGTATAGCCCCGCTGCCCTGGACGGCCCGAAGAACCTAGACTACAAATTTGAATGCAGTACGTTGAATCCCGGTGTCCCCTTCTATCCGTTCGGGAATGGGCAGGAAAGCCGAGTTATCTAATAGGAATATATAGATCCACACCACATCACAAGAGAATGTCTTCAAAACGCTCTATTTCCATATGACAAAAAAGCAGAGGGACATATTGAAAAATTCCCATCCCACTGACCTTCCCAAGAACCTAACCGATGGCCTCCCGCAAAAGATACATGATTTCTCCGGGATTAATACGCCCCAGCATTTATCGGCCAAATGACCTCCTCTTTTGAGCGAGTGAGGCGACATATGAGATGTGAATTACGGCTTGCGATGGGGAGGCAGGCCAGTACATATGCCTTTAGGCAGAGCTGTTCTGAGTCTTATGTTCAGTTCAAGCTTTTGGAGACACTAGGGTTTTGTCTGAGTTGGTATTATCTTTTCTGTAGTACAGTCTTCCTCAATTCATATCTTGAGCCTCCATGGACTGCATCCGTAAGGTCCTGCGAGTCCCTTCTGTCTTCTTGTCCAGCACCTTCCTGAACGTGCAGAATTTCGACCGCAGCTAATTCCTTCTTGCCTTGTATTGgcgcaacagcagcatcaatcCTACTTTGAGTAGCCATGGTGATCAACAAATCCTTCATCAACCCTCTCCTTCGCGTTAACCTGCAAGTCCTCCTCAATCGAAGCTCCCTTTCGCCCAGCGTAATACCTTTCCACTAATCACCCCGTTCGTCAGACGCAATGGACCTCCGTCCTGGGTGGGTCATGCTTGGCCCAAGTGGAACGAGTGCTCCAGACTGGTAATGTATTATTTTCCAGACATCGCCAGCCCTCTAAACTGCACTCACGATAATCACCACCTCGTTCAAGCGGCATcacccatcatcaccacgAGGGCACCCACCCAGGTATTGACCGCGTTCAAGCCACACGCtggccggttagtagttgggtgggaGACCACCAACaaatcccggctgttgtcTGTATTCTTCTTTATTTTAGTATCATTACAGTCTGACTTGCTTTACATACGTAGCAGGCCGCACGCTTGCATGTGCCTTTGAAAGAAGCAATGTTGGTTTTGTATTGTTAGCGGCCTAATGTTGACTTGGTCCTCAGGTAGAACGATAGGACTGAATGCCACTGAGTTGGTACAGCATATCATTACTACGACCCTTGAGTAGTCATTAAGTACCAGCCCTGTCTTTCAGTGTTCTGTCCCTTCAACCCAAGCCAACATATCAGTAGCAGCAAACACAAAAGATTATGAGACTAGCATACAGACTTTgcctttcttccttcctcGGCAATATCTTGGAAGACTGGGAAGTAAGTCGTTATAACAATCATCGGGCACCAATCGGGCTTTGCGGGTGGAGTCTAGTTGTTGGGCGATAGCCGCAACATGTGCCTATCGGGCATCAGCCGTTACACTCTAATTCCCGACCAGTAGGCTATCCGCATCGAGTACCCGAGCCGAACCAGTGTCTCGGGTATTCACTATCAAGGTGTCAATAGATTTCATAGATGTACATACCACAACGAGAGGCATGCGGGTTACGCTTTCTGCTCACTGATGAATACCCGTTCTCCGGGTACTACATATTGGCACAAGCTTGATCCTTGAGGTGCTAGCCAACTTACAGAAGAATTTGGCTTAAGGAGGCTCGAAAAGTTCTACGTTATTTCCCTAAATAAAGAGCCTATCTATGATTAGAAGTAGGTATTACTCACTTGTTTCCACTGGATAAAATTTTAGTCTGGCAGTCTTCTCATGCCCGCGATTAGGATTTACTCGTACAACCTTTTCGATTGTCCCGACAAGACAATCTTTGGCCTGCGCGTGGAATTTCTCTAATCTCTATGGTTTCTGCTTCGGAAGACAAGGTCTCTTACTGTCAAGCACTGGGTCATATAGAGAGCTCATTTTGGAAGCATCCTGAAGGTTGATGGTAAATTATCTATAGAATTCGATTGCTCAATCTATAGAGGTGTAATATCCAGACTTCACATACAGCTGCTGCGGTTCTCACGGAAAGGGATAGGAGAGATAATTCCTCAGGATGGCGTGTCTGGTTCTCAATCAAATTGGTGTGCAGCTTTTATATGCCCAGATCGCGCGATCTAGACTTCCGGCTTTTGTATAGCTCAACGCCGATGGATTGGAAAGAGGACAGCTCGGATTTCCCATCAGGGATGGGACTAATGAGGCAACAAATGCCAGTCTACAGAAGCTGTGCCGACGTACAAAGCCATGGCAAGTCAAGACGTCGCTCACAGATCACTTGCATGTCACCAAAGCCCATAATTACGTGGCCGTATTTTGCACGCCGAACCAGGCTTAGAGGCCTGGAGGTCACTGTCGTACTGAATATCCTTGCTATGACTCGATATATTTACACACCAATATTCTCTTCCTGCAATCCAGCCTACACCAGTACGACGCCTTAAGACACTATTGAATTCATACAAAGACACTATACGTACCCTCATTAGCGCACAGCGTATTGTTGTGGAGTACCACATGTGACCATTGATAAGCTTTGCAACTTTGACCCCAGAAGATACCTTACCTGCTCATTAAATCCATTACAGTTTCAGCGAGCGCTCTTTGTTTCCTTCTGGCAATGCACCTGGTGATCTTTGAAAAGATAAATGCCACGGATATCAGATCAAAACTGGTCAGTACCATAGAATTGCTGTCCGGTCAATGGTGCTCTCCGGTCGAGTTTGACATTAGATATCCAAAGGCGTTATCTCGCCTCGTCCGCACCAATTGGGAGGCTTTTGACTGTCTACTGTATTTGGCAGTACCATGGCTGGAACATCAGAACCACGCTAAGGTTTAGGCAGCAAATCGGCATTCAACTATGTACTAGCTAGCAAAGGAGGCCGGTTCTAGGTGGGTCCTTGGAGACATTTGTAAATCTCTATGTAGAATTCAATATCTTGAAAAACCTATCCTGCCACCAAAAGCATCCCCCACTTAAAGTCTGACTCGCAGAACTCTATCCGACCACGCGAACCAAATGTTCAAACAGCTGGTCAGAATCGGGGCCAACAGGGTCAGCGAATGCGAGTGCTTGATGGGCATCGGTAGGGGGGTATATCAACTGTTGGTTGATATAGCACTTCACTCGCTTTGCTATATCTCCAGAAATTTTGATATTTTCTCTCTCCCAGCCAGCAGTGACTAGGGCGCCCCAAGATCCGAGATCAAGACAGCAGTTATATGCAGCCTGGGTGTACCCCATGAGGCGCTCACCAAGAAGTTCCGCTGCGGCATTGTACCCTGAAACACGACCAAGCTGAAGCGCGTGCTGACAGCACATTAACGAATATTGATTTTTGCCATCGGCCAGTGCACAGGCGGCGTCACCTGTAGCAAAGACACCGTCAACGGACGAAACGCGAAGATACTGGTCGACATAAAGGCGAGCTAAAGCGTCTTTGGGCCCCGGGATCTGCTGTGTCAACGGTGTAGCCCTCACGCCGGCAGTCCAGATCGCAGTTTTTGTTTGAATACGCTCGCCAGATGCCAGAGTGACGCCATCCGGATCAACTGCCTTTACTCCGGATCCGAGCCTAACCTCAACGCCAAGGTCTTTCAGCGCTTGTGTGATTGTGGAGCGAGGGCTGGATCCGAAATCGGGCCCAACTTCATCTGCGTTTCTGATCAAGATCACGCGAGCGTTGGCAATGTGGCCAAGCCGTCTAGGCAGCTCAGCGGCCAGCTCGATACCTGTGAAGCCGGCACCGCACACGACTACCGTATCGCGACCAGGGCTTGCCGGAAGTGAAGCAAGACCATTGAGATGAGATTCAAGCTTGACAGCGGAGTTCAGAGAATCGATATCGAAAGCATGTTGGCGAATGCCTGCGACGCCCTGAGGTCGTACGACGGAactcccagcagcaaggatgAGGCGGTCGTAGTCGATAGTCGATTCGAACCCTGAAGCACATTGGACTTCAACAGCGCGCCTTTCGGTGTGAATGGTCTTGACGACCCCAGGCACGAACCTTATGCCGGCCTCTTCAAAGAGGGTCTCTAGA from Aspergillus fumigatus Af293 chromosome 8, whole genome shotgun sequence includes the following:
- a CDS encoding NAD(P)/FAD-dependent oxidoreductase; translation: MSSKIVIIGAGFAGVWSALSAKRLITCRSKESEVEIIVIAPEPVLVMRPRLYESKASSLIHPLETLFEEAGIRFVPGVVKTIHTERRAVEVQCASGFESTIDYDRLILAAGSSVVRPQGVAGIRQHAFDIDSLNSAVKLESHLNGLASLPASPGRDTVVVCGAGFTGIELAAELPRRLGHIANARVILIRNADEVGPDFGSSPRSTITQALKDLGVEVRLGSGVKAVDPDGVTLASGERIQTKTAIWTAGVRATPLTQQIPGPKDALARLYVDQYLRVSSVDGVFATGDAACALADGKNQYSLMCCQHALQLGRVSGYNAAAELLGERLMGYTQAAYNCCLDLGSWGALVTAGWERENIKISGDIAKRVKCYINQQLIYPPTDAHQALAFADPVGPDSDQLFEHLVRVVG